In Ischnura elegans chromosome 6, ioIscEleg1.1, whole genome shotgun sequence, one genomic interval encodes:
- the LOC124161565 gene encoding uncharacterized protein LOC124161565, with protein sequence MKDRRIVGAKKISYHRREVMLEFMLANADLACGRISGPQAGLRRSELWRELADLLNSCPTGGSKTPEKWSRSWMDWRSNTKQKAMKIRRSAQQTGGGPSTVVPLTALEEKLIAFIGEMAVSGIPGIVDPLEIVTVMPDGSLPFFIEEGEASTSASTVDGSTPSTSGMPPPAKKRRICDADLDEKEERALAASEAMADDIQRIASAVEVVARNSEETRKTLESLTSSVKEMKEMR encoded by the exons GTGCTAAGAAGATCTCCTATCACCGAAGGGAGGTGATGCTGGAGTTCATGCTGGCAAATGCTGACCTGGCTTGTGGCCGAATTAGTGGGCCACAGGCAGGATTGAGGAGGTCTGAGCTGTGGAGGGAACTTGCAGATCTCCTCAATTCCTGCCCCACTGGAGGGAGCAAAACCCCAGAGAAATGGTCTAGG TCATGGATGGACTGGAGATCAAACACGAAGCAGAAGGCCATGAAAATAAGGAGGTCGGCCCAGCAGACAGGGGGAGGGCCATCAACTGTCGTGCCACTGACTGCCCTCGAAGAAAAGCTAATTGCTTTTATCGGGGAAATGGCAGTCAGTGGCATTCCGGGAATTGTAGACCCCCTAGAG ATTGTGACAGTTATGCCCGATGGGAGCTTGCCATTTTTCATTGAGGAGGGAGAGGCGTCAACATCAGCTTCCACCGTAGATGGTTCTACCCCGTCCACCTCGGGAATGCCTCCTCCTGCAAAAAAGAGGAGGATTTGTG aTGCTGATCTCGATGAAAAGGAGGAGAGGGCCCTGGCTGCAAGTGAGGCTATGGCAGATGATATTCAAAGAATAGCATCTGCTGTAGAGGTTGTAGCAAGGAATTCGGAGGAGACGAGGAAAACATTAGAGAGCCTCACCTCTTCTGTAAAGGAGATGAAGGAAAt